The Cyprinus carpio isolate SPL01 chromosome A5, ASM1834038v1, whole genome shotgun sequence genome has a segment encoding these proteins:
- the LOC109107779 gene encoding hepatocyte cell adhesion molecule-like isoform X1, with product MKFRPKMKAQKEAFSWASAAFAAPLLLILAILIHSACVQGVNITSLESLIRGTVGGEALLPVRYSSTSLDPPVIKWQLKRDKPVTVVQSIGTEIIGNLRPEYRDRILVFENGTLLLHNLKLSDEGTYEVGISITDDTFTGESSIDLTVDELISKPHVHMVTSAVLELTENFTLNCTHETGTKTTYGWAKGGHPLLNETRLLLSPDQKVLTITRVQMVDDDIYSCMVENPISSMRSLPVRLTVYKRSSLYIILSTVGIFLLLTLVTVCACWKPSKKSKRQKSKAIKPRTISQNQHIRYQDIRPEDEAIPIMTDHERRNPVSLYILKEKDCPPGEPASTCETCTSNSSSPPSYSSSVPPPSDLLEPPARSSRRYPRTPSKSPPHHRRRKGHSQSPPTPSSPHSRGSVRASQRPASLSPARMPEDPSTPSQEPRGSPKT from the exons ATGAAATTTAGACCCAAGATGAAGGCACAGAAGGAGGCTTTCTCTTGGGCATCAGCTGCTTTTGCTGCTCCTCTCCTCTTGATCCTTGCCATTCTGATTCACTCAG CATGTGTTCAGGGAGTGAACATCACCAGTCTCGAGTCTCTAATCAGAGGGACGGTGGGTGGAGAAGCTCTGCTCCCTGTCCGATACTCGAGCACCAGTCTGGATCCTCCTGTAATCAAATGGCAGCTGAAAAGGGACAAACCTGTTACAGTGGTCCAGTCCATTGGCACGGAGATCATTGGTAACCTGCGACCAGAATACAGAGACCGCATCCTTGTGTTTGAGAATGGAACACTGCTACTTCATAACCTCAAGCTGTCTGATGAGGGCACTTATGAAGTAGGGATCTCCATCACCGATGACACCTTCACTGGAGAGAGCAGCATTGATCTGACAGTGGATG agctAATCTCTAAGCCACATGTCCACATGGTCACCTCCGCCGTGCTGGAACTGACAGAGAATTTCACACTAAACTGCACCCATGAAACAGGCACTAAGACCACCTATGGCTGGGCAAAAGGTGGTCATCCATTACTAAACGAGACCCGTCTGCTGCTGTCCCCGGATCAGAAGGTCCTGACCATCACACGTGTTCAGATGGTTGATGATGACATCTACAGCTGTATGGTGGAGAACCCTATTAGTAGCATGAGAAGTCTACCAGTCAGACTCACCGTTTACA AAAGGAGCTCTCTTTATATCATACTGTCTACAGTGGGCATCTTCCTTCTTCTCACACTTGTAACTGTGTGTGCTTGCTGGAAGCCTTCAAAaaa ATCAAAAAGACAGAAGTCCAAAGCTATTAAACCACGAACCATTTCACAAAATCAACACATCAGGTATCAAGACATCAGGCCAGAGG ATGAAGCCATCCCAATAATGACTGATCACGAGCGCAGGAATCCTGTATCACTCTACATCTTAAAAGAGAAG GATTGTCCTCCCGGCGAACCAGCGTCAACATGTGAAACATGCACCTCCAACAGCAGCAGCCCCCCAAGCTACAGCAGCTCAGTACCTCCTCCATCAGACTTGCTTGAGCCACCAGCGCGCTCCTCTCGCAGATACCCTCGCACCCCCAGTAAATCCCCACCGCACCATCGCCGGAGGAAGGGACACAGTCAAAGCCCACCAACCCCCTCCTCGCCCCACAGCCGAGGGTCTGTTCGAGCCTCTCAGCGCCCTGCGTCCTTGTCTCCAGCCAGGATGCCTGAGGATCCATCCACCCCTTCACAGGAACCCAGAGGCTCCCCAAAAACATAG
- the ccdc15 gene encoding coiled-coil domain-containing protein 15, producing the protein MNQAKPAKERVCSSITQKKLFKENKRITSGNRRKARDVRVLAERNPAVAPVAVWVESGDESLEHPADRALLTEEFLEETRREKEESLRRFQDAVRERVSQQARLRKQQQLLKSYETVERESKVSQLTSKAAHRLTPQTNLFPSWTHGERAICSPSSCCVSAHGTEAVSSHHHTHNTRVSKVRKQVRHKLAARQTVQEGDELSQLPGGRWKLSPARDKPESHTWRDQKDTEGEDYKQDVDVEDEMLLGQHDQPLDLHHHRSKTVTFHNDMIYEPDEPATVSFTTDYRASQVLWPHENQEELKRQRQSQFLMHRRHFMDIERERVKEHQRHRKHLKRTARIKNEKEQLRKAEEKKMERQRLQEEERKDMAEREYLILERLRLDEEEAAEKVERREKTKSIKESKRYIEAMQALMKEKLEKDKIELPPLCCCGDTFWDSHPDTCANNCIFYNNPKAYAQALQSVLLSCDLKDGGFGQYSSTWKASSMDVHSQRK; encoded by the exons ATGAATCAAGCGAAACCAGCTAAAGAAAGGGTTTGCTCTTCGATAACACAAAAGAAGCtcttcaaagaaaataaaaggatAACCTCTGGAAACAGGAGAAAGGCCAGAGATGTGAGAGTGTTGGCAGAGAGGAACCCGGCTGTGGCGCCTGTGGCTgtttgggtagagagcggagatgaGAGTCTGGAACATCCCGCG GACCGGGCTTTGCTCACAGAGGAGTTTCTGGAGGAGACCCGGCGAGAGAAAGAGGAGAGTCTGCGGCGATTTCAGGATGCGGTTCGTGAACGTGTGTCACAGCAGGCCCGTCTGCGCAAACAACAGCAGCTACTGAAATCATACGAGACA GTTGAACGTGAGAGCAAAGTATCGCAACTAACCAGCAAAGCAGCCCATCGTCTTACACCTCAAACCAATTTATTCCCTTCCTGGACACATGGGGAGCGAGCAATCTGCAGTCCCAGCTCTTGCTGTGTCAGCGCTCACGGGACAGAGGCTGTTTCTTCACATCACCATACACATAATACACGG GTCAGCAAAGTCAGGAAGCAGGTGAGACACAAACTAGCCGCTCGTCAGACAGTGCAAGAGGGTGATGAACTCTCACAGCTACCTGGTGGGAGATGGAAACTATCCCCGGCTAGAGAT AAACCTGAATCACACACTTGGAGAGATCAGAAGGATACTGAAGGGGAGGATTATAAGCAGGATGTTGACGTGGAAGATGAGATGCTGTTGGGGCAACATGATCAACCTCTTGATTTGCATCACCACAGAAGCAAGACTGTAACTTTTCACAACGATATG ATATATGAGCCAGATGAGCCGGCCACTGTTTCCTTCACAACTGACTACAGAGCTTCCCAAGTGCTTTGGCCTCATGAGAATCAGGAGGAGCTGAAGAGGCAG AGGCAGTCTCAGTTCCTCATGCATCGACGGCACTTCATGGACATTGAGCGAGAGCGAGTGAAGGAGCACCAAAGGCACAGGAAACATCTGAAGAGAACTGCAAG GATtaagaatgaaaaagaacaacTCAGGAAAGCGGAGGAGAAGAAGATGGAGAGGCAGCGACTgcaggaagaagaaagaaaagacatgGCTGAGAGGGAGTATTTGATTTTGGAGCGATTGAGGCTTGATGAGGAGGAGGCAGCAGAGAAGGTAGAGAGACGAGAGAAAACAAAGAGCATCAAAGAAAGCAAACG GTACATAGAAGCCATGCAGGCTCTAATGAAAGAGAAGCTGGAGAAGGATAAAATCGAACTCCCTCCTCTGTGCTGCTGTGGAGACACTTTCTGGGACAGCCATCCTGATACCTGCGCCAACAACTGCATCTTCTACAACAATCCTAAAG CTTATGCTCAGGCTCTGCAGTCTGTCTTGCTAAGCTGTGATCTGAAGGATGGAGGCTTTGGACAGTATTCGTCCACCTGGAAGGCATCCTCTATGGATGTCCATTCTCAAAGGAAGTGA
- the LOC109107779 gene encoding hepatocyte cell adhesion molecule-like isoform X2, whose translation MKFRPKMKAQKEAFSWASAAFAAPLLLILAILIHSACVQGVNITSLESLIRGTVGGEALLPVRYSSTSLDPPVIKWQLKRDKPVTVVQSIGTEIIGNLRPEYRDRILVFENGTLLLHNLKLSDEGTYEVGISITDDTFTGESSIDLTVDGTKTTYGWAKGGHPLLNETRLLLSPDQKVLTITRVQMVDDDIYSCMVENPISSMRSLPVRLTVYKRSSLYIILSTVGIFLLLTLVTVCACWKPSKKSKRQKSKAIKPRTISQNQHIRYQDIRPEDEAIPIMTDHERRNPVSLYILKEKDCPPGEPASTCETCTSNSSSPPSYSSSVPPPSDLLEPPARSSRRYPRTPSKSPPHHRRRKGHSQSPPTPSSPHSRGSVRASQRPASLSPARMPEDPSTPSQEPRGSPKT comes from the exons ATGAAATTTAGACCCAAGATGAAGGCACAGAAGGAGGCTTTCTCTTGGGCATCAGCTGCTTTTGCTGCTCCTCTCCTCTTGATCCTTGCCATTCTGATTCACTCAG CATGTGTTCAGGGAGTGAACATCACCAGTCTCGAGTCTCTAATCAGAGGGACGGTGGGTGGAGAAGCTCTGCTCCCTGTCCGATACTCGAGCACCAGTCTGGATCCTCCTGTAATCAAATGGCAGCTGAAAAGGGACAAACCTGTTACAGTGGTCCAGTCCATTGGCACGGAGATCATTGGTAACCTGCGACCAGAATACAGAGACCGCATCCTTGTGTTTGAGAATGGAACACTGCTACTTCATAACCTCAAGCTGTCTGATGAGGGCACTTATGAAGTAGGGATCTCCATCACCGATGACACCTTCACTGGAGAGAGCAGCATTGATCTGACAGTGGATG GCACTAAGACCACCTATGGCTGGGCAAAAGGTGGTCATCCATTACTAAACGAGACCCGTCTGCTGCTGTCCCCGGATCAGAAGGTCCTGACCATCACACGTGTTCAGATGGTTGATGATGACATCTACAGCTGTATGGTGGAGAACCCTATTAGTAGCATGAGAAGTCTACCAGTCAGACTCACCGTTTACA AAAGGAGCTCTCTTTATATCATACTGTCTACAGTGGGCATCTTCCTTCTTCTCACACTTGTAACTGTGTGTGCTTGCTGGAAGCCTTCAAAaaa ATCAAAAAGACAGAAGTCCAAAGCTATTAAACCACGAACCATTTCACAAAATCAACACATCAGGTATCAAGACATCAGGCCAGAGG ATGAAGCCATCCCAATAATGACTGATCACGAGCGCAGGAATCCTGTATCACTCTACATCTTAAAAGAGAAG GATTGTCCTCCCGGCGAACCAGCGTCAACATGTGAAACATGCACCTCCAACAGCAGCAGCCCCCCAAGCTACAGCAGCTCAGTACCTCCTCCATCAGACTTGCTTGAGCCACCAGCGCGCTCCTCTCGCAGATACCCTCGCACCCCCAGTAAATCCCCACCGCACCATCGCCGGAGGAAGGGACACAGTCAAAGCCCACCAACCCCCTCCTCGCCCCACAGCCGAGGGTCTGTTCGAGCCTCTCAGCGCCCTGCGTCCTTGTCTCCAGCCAGGATGCCTGAGGATCCATCCACCCCTTCACAGGAACCCAGAGGCTCCCCAAAAACATAG
- the slc37a2 gene encoding glucose-6-phosphate exchanger SLC37A2, with protein MRSLAPGIKLITSFSRDSWYRFFILILTFVFYTTYHLSRKPISIVKSQLHRNCSNVIHPADLNITDNDTWCDWAPFDKNNYQNLFGVLDNCFLVAYAIGMFFSGMFGERLPLRYYLSSGMILSGLFTVLFGLGFYWQIHSLWYYCLVQALNGLVQTTGWPAVVACVGNWFGKGKRGFIMGIWNSHTSVGNILGSLIAGVYVSSSWGLSFIVPGIIIASAGVICFLFLVEKPEDVNCTLPQHHESVEQEPLLRNSSSNEEIFSTNTSTAVEPEEDHTEAISFCGALRIPGVVEFSLCLLFAKLVSYTFLYWLPLYIANVAHFDPKEAGDLSTLFDVGGIVGGILAGLISDYSGGRATTCCAMLIIAAPMLFLYNKIGQNGLPTTIGMLLWCGALVNGPYALITTAVSADLGTHECLRGNSRALSTVTAIIDGTGSIGAAIGPLLAGLISPTGWNNVFYMLIAADVLACLLLSRLVYKEVRGWCGYTTRQRGFKEI; from the exons ATGAGATCTCTGGCACCGGGAATCAAACTCATCACCTCTTTCTCTAGAGACAGCTG GTACCGgttcttcatcctcatcctcacgtTTGTCTTCTATACCACCTACCACCTCTCTCGAAAGCCTATCAGTATTGTCAAG AGCCAGCTGCACAGAAACTGCTCTAATGTTATTCATCCAGCAGACCTCAACATCACTGACAATGACACCTGGTGTGACTGGGCTCCTTTTG aCAAGAACAATTACCAGAACCTGTTTGGAGTGTTGGACAACTGCTTTCTTGTTGCTTATGCTATTGGCATGTTCTTTAG TGGGATGTTTGGAGAGCGATTGCCTTTGCGTTACTACCTGAGCTCAGGGATGATTCTCAGTGGCCTTTTCACTGTTCTGTTTGGCCTGGGCTTTTACTGGCAAATCCACTCTTTGTGGTATTACTGCTTAGTTCAG GCCTTAAATGGGCTGGTGCAGACTACCGGCTGGCCGGCGGTGGTAGCGTGTGTTGGGAACTGGTTTGGGAAGGGAAA GCGTGGATTCATCATGGGGATCTGGAACTCTCATACCTCAGTAGGAAACATTCTGGGCTCCCTCATTGCTGGGGTCTATGTGTCGTCCTCGTGGGGCCTGTCATTCATTGTGCCTGGTATCATCATCGCTTCTGCTGGAGTCATCTGCTTTTTGTTCTTGGTTGAAA aacctGAAGATGTGAACTGTACTCTACCACAACATCAT GAGAGTGTGGAGCAGGAGCCTCTACTGAGGAACTCATCCAGTAATGAGGAGATCTTCAGCACTAACACCTCCACAGCCGTAGAGCCGGAGGAGGATCACACAGAAGCCATCAGCTTCTGCGGCGCACTCAGGATTCCT GGTGTGGTGGAGTTCTCTCTGTGTTTGCTTTTTGCTAAGCTGGTCAGCTACACCTTCCTCTACTGGCTTCCTTTATACATCGCTAATGTCG CTCATTTTGACCCTAAAGAAGCTGGGGACCTATCTACGTTGTTTGATGTTGGAGGAATTGTGG GTGGCATCCTGGCTGGATTGATATCAGACTACAGTGGAGGCAGAGCCACTACTTGCTGTGCCATGTTGATCATTGCTGCTCCTATG CTGTTCCTGTACAATAAAATTGGGCAGAATGGCTTGCCGACCACCATTG GCATGTTGCTGTGGTGTGGTGCTCTCGTGAATGGACCCTATGCCCTCATCACCACTGCTGTATCAGCTGACCTA GGAACCCATGAGTGCCTGAGAGGGAACTCTAGAGCACTGTCCACTGTGACCGCTATTATTGACGGCACTGGATCAATAG GCGCCGCTATTGGGCCTCTGTTGGCTGGTCTGATTTCTCCCACCGGTTGGAATAATGTTTTCTATATGCTCATTGCTGCTGATGTGCTGGCCTGTCTG CTGTTGTCCAGGCTTGTGTATAAGGAGGTCAGAGGATGGTGCGGATACACTACAAGGCAGAGAGG GTTCAAAGAGATCTGA